One Thermococcus eurythermalis DNA segment encodes these proteins:
- a CDS encoding sugar phosphate isomerase/epimerase family protein, which produces MKVGVNTCIVQEVSGRGFSLEELGVEVLELGFDDVEVLTEEGINWSILKDLAGLGTEFTLHAPTSDGRNVSVDLGRYSRMNIVTMERVLKIASALDANVVVVHGGDIRGSYHRAFANTRRQLMEISAIAEDYGVKFLIENLTDGRIGAFPHELLPFVEENVGICLDVGHAFLTAMKYGVPMDEFALLEAEEIHVHDNNGIMDEHLPPEEGMIGKNYIGRLIEAVEPEYAVLEIRRYSRPESVFEAIDFVKSLKKVEVKGVAVWGMPLRR; this is translated from the coding sequence TTGAAGTCTTGGAGCTCGGCTTTGATGACGTCGAGGTTCTCACAGAGGAAGGAATAAACTGGAGCATCCTAAAGGACCTCGCCGGCCTCGGGACGGAGTTCACCCTGCATGCACCAACCTCAGACGGGAGGAACGTCAGCGTCGACCTCGGCCGCTACAGCAGGATGAACATCGTGACGATGGAGCGCGTCCTCAAGATTGCAAGCGCCCTCGACGCCAATGTTGTGGTCGTTCATGGGGGAGATATAAGGGGGAGCTACCACAGGGCATTCGCGAACACGAGGAGACAGCTTATGGAGATCTCGGCCATAGCCGAGGACTACGGGGTCAAGTTCCTCATCGAGAACCTCACGGACGGCAGGATAGGGGCCTTTCCCCATGAGCTGCTGCCCTTCGTGGAGGAGAACGTCGGGATATGCCTCGACGTCGGTCACGCCTTCCTAACGGCCATGAAGTACGGCGTTCCAATGGACGAGTTCGCCCTGCTGGAGGCTGAGGAAATTCACGTCCACGACAACAACGGGATTATGGACGAGCACCTCCCACCGGAGGAGGGGATGATAGGGAAGAACTACATAGGGCGGCTCATCGAGGCCGTCGAGCCGGAATATGCGGTTCTCGAAATCAGGCGCTATTCAAGGCCCGAGAGCGTCTTCGAGGCGATAGATTTCGTCAAGTCCCTCAAAAAGGTCGAGGTTAAGGGGGTGGCCGTATGGGGGATGCCTTTAAGGCGATGA
- the pstA gene encoding phosphate ABC transporter permease PstA, with the protein MSRLNARKLKEKVFLACVGALTFLAILPLFHIILTVTAKGLPVIAERGGKFITGTLSEGGIGPAVAGTFLLTFLSALLGLPVAFLVGLYAYEFPNSTIGRWTKTLLQIMLEFPTILVGVFVMQVLVVPMGTYSAIAGALALAIILTPYVAVYTHEAMREIPFTYREAAFSLGLTRAKVLFRVLAPMAKRGVLTGVLIGLAKVAGETAPLLFTAGGLYESYPHSVTKPVGAIPLLIYQLVQSPSKADHLTAWGASLVLLLIFLGIFVPIRLSLREVKL; encoded by the coding sequence ATGTCAAGGCTTAACGCAAGAAAGCTGAAGGAGAAGGTCTTTTTGGCCTGCGTTGGAGCCTTAACCTTCCTCGCAATCCTGCCTCTCTTCCACATCATCCTCACGGTAACCGCGAAGGGCCTGCCCGTCATAGCGGAGCGCGGGGGGAAGTTCATCACTGGGACGCTCTCCGAGGGCGGAATTGGGCCGGCCGTGGCCGGAACCTTCCTGCTGACCTTCCTCTCGGCCCTCCTCGGGCTTCCGGTTGCCTTCCTCGTCGGCCTCTACGCCTACGAGTTCCCGAACAGCACCATAGGCAGGTGGACGAAGACGCTCCTCCAGATAATGCTCGAATTCCCGACGATACTCGTAGGGGTCTTTGTGATGCAGGTCTTAGTGGTCCCGATGGGGACCTACTCTGCCATAGCCGGCGCGCTGGCCCTCGCGATAATCCTCACGCCCTACGTGGCAGTCTACACCCACGAGGCCATGCGCGAGATACCATTCACCTACCGCGAGGCGGCCTTCTCCCTCGGACTCACGAGGGCGAAGGTCCTCTTCCGGGTCTTAGCGCCGATGGCAAAGCGCGGAGTCCTGACCGGAGTCCTCATAGGCCTCGCCAAGGTTGCCGGAGAGACGGCACCGCTCCTCTTCACCGCCGGCGGGCTCTACGAGAGCTACCCCCACTCCGTGACGAAGCCCGTGGGGGCCATCCCCCTCCTCATCTACCAGCTCGTCCAGAGCCCGAGTAAGGCCGACCACCTGACGGCGTGGGGGGCCTCGCTCGTCCTCCTGCTGATTTTCCTCGGGATATTCGTCCCCATAAGGCTCAGCCTGAGGGAGGTGAAACTGTGA
- a CDS encoding PhoU domain-containing protein, protein MKWKAMEKARNLLEELGGTVLTAMETLEREAKENEPGEVEELFWEAVDLRMKLNDVLIEILLRYQPLARELRFVRSALDSSYDLYRIARHLSRMEALLFIGSPECARDVAVGGMNLIRPWLTIGLEALTRGRPYPVEELPFLESSFEDFWNENVKTESPTAMGMLMHCEGIYNHTKDILRSALYYLEGSKGLERTPILFIS, encoded by the coding sequence ATGAAGTGGAAGGCGATGGAGAAGGCCCGGAACCTTTTAGAGGAGCTCGGGGGAACGGTACTGACCGCCATGGAGACCCTCGAAAGGGAAGCCAAGGAAAACGAGCCCGGCGAAGTCGAGGAGCTCTTCTGGGAGGCGGTGGACCTGAGGATGAAGCTCAACGACGTGCTCATAGAGATACTCCTCCGCTACCAGCCCCTCGCGAGGGAGTTGCGCTTCGTCCGCTCGGCCCTCGACTCATCCTACGACCTCTACAGGATAGCGAGGCACCTCTCGCGCATGGAGGCGCTGCTCTTCATAGGCAGCCCCGAGTGCGCCCGGGACGTGGCCGTCGGGGGAATGAACCTCATCAGACCGTGGCTGACCATCGGGCTGGAGGCCCTAACCCGTGGCAGGCCATACCCGGTGGAGGAGCTCCCCTTCCTCGAGTCGTCCTTCGAGGACTTCTGGAATGAGAACGTGAAGACGGAGAGCCCGACGGCCATGGGAATGCTGATGCACTGCGAAGGCATCTACAACCACACCAAGGATATCCTCCGTTCGGCCCTCTACTACCTTGAGGGCTCGAAGGGGCTCGAGAGGACCCCGATACTCTTCATCTCGTGA
- the pstC gene encoding phosphate ABC transporter permease subunit PstC, whose product MGDAFKAMTFPAVLAVFILFAGMLFVYFTHAVPAFHRFGIDVYLKNVWIAAENPEDEIYGVAAAIWGSIYTSLIAIALALPLSISYSIFVVDYAPKWLKNPLIIISDIMAGLPTIIYGLWGALVLVPFLREHVMKPLHEHLSFIPLFSYPPTTGYSYFSAGVLLAIMITPFASAIIRGAYSMVPFTYREAVYALGATRFEATRLLLGYIRPAIVSGTILAFGRAIGETVAVSLVIGNTFNMTWELFAPGYTVSSLIANQFGNAFIYEYMTPALYAAGLALFAIGLAVNLLGLRILGRWEENVKA is encoded by the coding sequence ATGGGGGATGCCTTTAAGGCGATGACGTTTCCAGCTGTCCTCGCGGTTTTTATCCTCTTCGCCGGCATGCTGTTCGTCTACTTCACCCACGCCGTGCCGGCCTTCCACCGCTTCGGAATTGACGTCTACCTGAAGAACGTGTGGATAGCCGCCGAGAACCCGGAAGACGAGATCTACGGCGTCGCCGCTGCCATATGGGGGAGCATCTACACCTCGCTGATTGCAATAGCGCTCGCGCTCCCGCTTTCGATTTCTTATTCCATCTTCGTCGTTGATTACGCACCCAAGTGGCTCAAGAACCCCCTCATCATCATCTCCGACATAATGGCCGGGCTCCCGACGATAATCTACGGCCTCTGGGGGGCCCTCGTCCTCGTCCCGTTCCTCAGGGAGCACGTCATGAAGCCCCTTCACGAGCACCTCTCCTTTATCCCGCTCTTCTCCTACCCGCCGACGACCGGCTACAGCTACTTCTCGGCCGGCGTACTGCTCGCGATTATGATTACACCCTTCGCCTCGGCCATAATCAGGGGGGCCTACTCGATGGTCCCCTTCACCTACCGCGAGGCGGTCTACGCGCTCGGCGCGACGAGGTTCGAGGCGACGAGGCTCCTCCTCGGCTACATAAGGCCCGCAATAGTTTCAGGGACGATACTCGCCTTCGGGAGGGCGATAGGAGAGACCGTCGCGGTGTCCCTGGTTATAGGCAACACATTCAACATGACTTGGGAACTCTTCGCTCCCGGTTACACCGTTTCGTCGCTCATAGCGAACCAGTTCGGCAACGCGTTCATCTACGAGTACATGACGCCGGCCCTCTACGCCGCTGGACTTGCGCTCTTCGCGATAGGCCTCGCCGTGAACCTGCTCGGCCTCAGGATTCTGGGGAGGTGGGAGGAGAATGTCAAGGCTTAA
- a CDS encoding 3'-5' exonuclease family protein, which yields MRFKRGVTHVIFFDIEYYVPREHRNGPGLRANPYLNGSFVMGGVFQRYFPIDEKPEKKEEFWIWDMEGKDVVEQEKNLLEKIYLYFRESWTRWELLGKDPGLTEPMAVGFGITRLDIPVLFVRSLIHGIAELERLYDTYFKLRHFDLSVASAPVLPESRNRKVLAPVSQNWAVRNLLGDGRRKPSGTTVWELYDAGEYQAIMERTREEVELARKVYQELRKLRNGLPGRP from the coding sequence ATGAGGTTTAAACGCGGGGTTACACACGTTATTTTCTTTGACATTGAATACTACGTTCCCAGAGAACACCGGAACGGGCCCGGATTAAGAGCCAACCCCTACCTGAACGGAAGCTTCGTCATGGGCGGCGTCTTCCAGAGGTACTTCCCCATAGATGAGAAGCCGGAAAAGAAGGAGGAGTTCTGGATATGGGACATGGAAGGTAAGGACGTCGTGGAGCAGGAGAAGAATCTCTTGGAGAAAATATACCTCTACTTCAGGGAGAGCTGGACACGGTGGGAACTGTTGGGCAAAGACCCCGGGCTGACGGAGCCGATGGCAGTAGGCTTCGGGATAACGCGCCTCGATATTCCCGTGCTTTTTGTCAGGAGTCTAATTCACGGAATAGCCGAGCTGGAGAGGCTCTACGACACATACTTTAAACTCAGGCACTTCGACCTCAGCGTCGCCTCCGCCCCTGTACTCCCCGAGAGCAGGAACAGAAAAGTGCTCGCCCCTGTGTCACAGAACTGGGCAGTTCGGAACCTCCTCGGAGACGGAAGAAGAAAACCGAGCGGCACAACCGTGTGGGAACTATACGATGCAGGGGAATATCAGGCCATAATGGAAAGAACCCGCGAGGAGGTGGAACTCGCGAGGAAGGTTTATCAAGAACTTAGAAAATTAAGGAACGGCCTCCCCGGCCGCCCCTGA
- a CDS encoding fumarylacetoacetate hydrolase family protein: MVRLPYMDGFYELRPSKIVALAKNYAEHAKEMESDVPERPVFFLKPPSALIGPGEPIILPRISRRVDHEVELAVIIGKRARRVPAEKAMDYVMGYTILLDITARDLQAEARKKGLPWTVAKGFDTFAPVGPRIVDRRELKIDDLEIGLKVNGQVRQLGRTSEMVFKVPELIEYISSIMTLEPGDIIATGTPAGVGPLRHGDKIEAWVEGIGKVEFDVLAENSILC, translated from the coding sequence ATGGTCAGGCTTCCCTACATGGACGGCTTCTACGAGCTACGCCCGAGCAAGATTGTGGCTTTAGCTAAGAACTACGCCGAGCACGCAAAGGAGATGGAGAGTGACGTCCCGGAAAGGCCGGTTTTCTTTCTTAAACCGCCGAGTGCTCTAATCGGTCCCGGAGAACCGATAATCCTGCCGAGGATTAGCAGGCGCGTTGACCACGAGGTTGAGCTGGCCGTCATAATAGGAAAGCGCGCCAGGCGCGTGCCGGCTGAAAAGGCAATGGACTACGTGATGGGCTACACGATACTGCTAGATATAACTGCCAGAGACCTTCAGGCCGAGGCGAGGAAGAAGGGCCTCCCCTGGACGGTGGCGAAGGGCTTCGACACTTTCGCACCCGTCGGGCCGAGGATTGTGGACAGGCGAGAGCTGAAGATAGACGACCTTGAAATCGGCCTCAAGGTGAACGGCCAGGTTAGACAGCTCGGGCGGACGAGCGAGATGGTCTTCAAGGTTCCGGAGCTGATAGAGTACATAAGCTCGATAATGACGCTTGAGCCCGGCGACATCATAGCGACGGGGACTCCGGCCGGCGTCGGCCCGCTGAGGCACGGGGACAAAATAGAGGCGTGGGTAGAGGGCATCGGAAAGGTCGAGTTCGACGTTCTGGCGGAGAACTCGATACTGTGCTGA
- a CDS encoding tryptophan--tRNA ligase: MDEFKVTPWDVEGLVDYDRLIEEFGTSPLTDELLEKTARLTKSELPIFFRRRFFFSHRDYDKILADYESGRGFFLYTGRGPSGPMHIGHIIPFYATKWLQEKFGVNLYIQITDDEKFLFKNLTLDETKRWAYENILDIIAVGFDPDRTFIFQDSEFTKIYEMALPIAKKINFSMARAVFGFTDQSKIGMIFYPAIQAAPTFFEKKRCLIPAAIDQDPYWRLQRDFAESLGYYKTAALHSKFVPPLTGLEGKMSASKPETAVYLTDDPEEAGKKIWKFALTGGQPTLKEQREKGGNPEKCVVFKWLEIFFEEDDKKLMERYHACKAGELTCGECKRYLIKKVQEFLKEHQKKRKEAEKKVEKFKYTGELARDQWDKAIPEPLKN; this comes from the coding sequence ATGGACGAATTTAAGGTTACCCCATGGGACGTTGAGGGTCTGGTGGACTACGACAGGCTGATAGAGGAGTTCGGAACGAGCCCGCTGACCGATGAACTGCTGGAGAAGACCGCAAGGCTCACGAAGAGCGAACTGCCGATATTCTTCAGGAGGAGGTTCTTCTTCTCCCACAGGGACTATGATAAAATCCTTGCCGACTACGAGAGCGGAAGGGGCTTCTTCCTGTACACGGGGAGGGGCCCGAGCGGGCCGATGCACATAGGTCACATAATCCCGTTCTACGCGACCAAGTGGCTCCAGGAGAAGTTTGGCGTCAACCTCTACATACAGATAACCGATGACGAGAAGTTCCTCTTCAAGAACCTCACCCTGGACGAGACAAAGAGATGGGCCTACGAGAACATACTCGACATCATAGCGGTCGGCTTCGACCCCGACAGGACCTTCATCTTCCAGGACAGCGAGTTCACGAAGATTTACGAGATGGCCCTTCCGATAGCCAAGAAGATAAACTTCTCGATGGCTAGAGCAGTTTTTGGCTTCACCGACCAGAGCAAGATTGGAATGATTTTCTACCCTGCCATACAGGCCGCACCGACCTTCTTCGAGAAGAAGCGCTGTTTAATTCCAGCAGCAATTGACCAGGACCCCTACTGGAGGCTCCAGAGGGACTTCGCCGAGAGCCTCGGCTACTACAAGACCGCTGCTTTGCACTCGAAGTTCGTCCCGCCGCTGACGGGCCTTGAGGGGAAGATGAGCGCCAGCAAGCCGGAAACTGCCGTTTACCTCACCGATGACCCTGAGGAAGCTGGAAAGAAAATCTGGAAGTTCGCCTTAACGGGCGGTCAGCCGACGCTCAAAGAGCAGAGGGAGAAGGGCGGAAACCCGGAGAAGTGCGTCGTCTTCAAATGGCTTGAAATCTTCTTCGAGGAGGACGACAAGAAGCTGATGGAGCGCTATCACGCGTGTAAAGCTGGAGAGCTTACCTGCGGTGAGTGCAAGCGCTACCTCATCAAGAAGGTGCAGGAGTTCCTGAAGGAGCACCAGAAGAAGCGCAAGGAGGCCGAGAAGAAGGTCGAGAAGTTCAAGTACACCGGCGAGCTGGCAAGGGACCAGTGGGATAAGGCGATTCCTGAGCCGTTAAAGAACTGA
- a CDS encoding aromatic amino acid transport family protein produces the protein MKRSEALAVLIGTQIGAGVLGLPYAAKEVGLIPAVLVLVGVMLLMLFTARIVLYFSARMGGAQLSTMARKMLGPGGGLIMFASVTFMSFGALLAYIAGMGDVFAALFGVSPKVGALIFWVLASIVIYLGLEASGKSELAMSLVMLALFLAVGVMLLPKGRLENALYSDTSTLWKIIGVSIFALGCHSVIPDVYKGLGSYEETKKLLTWAFVIPTAIYTLFMASFLLVFGRDTPQIATQALESLFGRTGFLVGNLIPLFAITTSYIGIGLAQLSNMEEYLKLDRKLAWAITVVPPLAVYLSGVGDFVSVLGLAGDTGDLMAFIVLPLVLYITYKLGFATVEGEAEAG, from the coding sequence ATGAAAAGGAGTGAAGCCCTCGCAGTTTTAATTGGGACTCAAATAGGGGCCGGTGTCCTCGGATTACCTTACGCGGCCAAGGAAGTAGGCCTAATCCCCGCAGTCCTCGTGCTCGTTGGGGTAATGCTCCTCATGCTCTTCACGGCCAGAATCGTCCTGTACTTCTCGGCAAGGATGGGCGGCGCCCAGCTGAGCACAATGGCCAGAAAGATGCTCGGGCCCGGCGGCGGCCTCATAATGTTTGCGAGCGTGACTTTCATGAGCTTCGGGGCCCTCCTCGCGTACATCGCGGGAATGGGGGACGTGTTCGCGGCCCTCTTTGGGGTGAGCCCTAAAGTAGGCGCCCTAATCTTCTGGGTTCTCGCGTCCATAGTGATATACCTCGGCCTTGAAGCGAGCGGAAAGAGCGAGCTTGCCATGAGCCTTGTGATGCTCGCCCTCTTCCTGGCCGTTGGAGTGATGCTCCTCCCGAAGGGAAGGCTTGAGAACGCGCTGTACTCGGACACTTCAACCCTCTGGAAGATTATCGGAGTCTCAATATTCGCCCTCGGCTGCCACTCTGTCATTCCAGACGTTTACAAGGGGCTCGGAAGCTACGAGGAGACCAAGAAGCTACTCACGTGGGCCTTTGTTATACCAACCGCAATCTACACCCTCTTCATGGCGTCGTTCCTGCTCGTCTTCGGAAGGGACACGCCCCAGATAGCCACCCAGGCCCTTGAGAGCCTCTTCGGCAGGACTGGCTTCCTCGTTGGAAACCTTATTCCGCTCTTCGCTATAACCACGAGCTACATAGGAATCGGCCTCGCCCAGCTCAGCAACATGGAGGAGTACCTGAAACTGGACAGAAAGCTTGCGTGGGCGATAACGGTCGTCCCGCCGCTGGCGGTTTACCTCTCCGGAGTCGGGGACTTCGTGAGCGTCCTGGGGCTTGCAGGAGACACCGGCGACCTCATGGCGTTCATAGTGCTGCCCCTCGTCCTCTATATAACCTACAAGCTCGGCTTTGCGACCGTCGAGGGAGAGGCCGAAGCTGGGTGA
- a CDS encoding phosphate ABC transporter ATP-binding protein: MNHAIETKNLNVYYGSNHVIKGVDLHIPEKGVFALMGPSGCGKSTMLRTFNRLIELNESARVEGEVRLFGRNIYSPDVDPIEVRRQVGMVFQYPNPFPHLTIYENVALGLKLNNLLPKDEIPKRVEWALKKAALWDEVKDRLDDYPSNLSGGQRQRLVIARALAMRPRILLMDEPTANIDPVGTAKIEELLFELKEEYTIVLVTHSPAQAARVSDWVAFLYLGKLIEVGPTRKVFENPEHELTEKYVTGALG, encoded by the coding sequence GTGAACCACGCGATTGAGACGAAGAACCTGAACGTCTACTACGGCTCAAACCACGTTATCAAGGGCGTTGACCTCCATATTCCCGAGAAGGGCGTCTTCGCGCTCATGGGGCCGAGCGGCTGCGGAAAATCAACGATGCTGAGGACGTTCAACAGGCTGATAGAGCTCAATGAGAGCGCGAGGGTCGAGGGGGAGGTCAGGCTCTTCGGGAGGAACATCTACTCCCCCGATGTTGACCCGATAGAGGTCAGGAGGCAGGTGGGGATGGTCTTTCAGTACCCGAACCCCTTCCCTCACCTGACGATTTACGAGAACGTGGCCCTCGGGCTGAAGTTGAACAACCTGCTCCCGAAGGATGAGATACCGAAGAGGGTCGAGTGGGCGCTGAAGAAGGCGGCCCTCTGGGACGAGGTCAAGGACAGGCTCGACGACTACCCCTCCAACCTGTCCGGCGGCCAGAGGCAGAGGCTCGTCATAGCGCGGGCCCTCGCGATGAGGCCGAGAATCCTCCTGATGGACGAGCCGACCGCGAACATAGACCCCGTTGGAACAGCGAAGATTGAGGAGCTCCTGTTCGAGCTGAAGGAGGAGTACACCATAGTCCTCGTCACCCACTCCCCGGCCCAGGCGGCGCGCGTCTCGGACTGGGTGGCGTTCCTCTACCTCGGGAAGCTGATAGAGGTGGGCCCGACGAGGAAGGTCTTCGAGAACCCGGAGCACGAGCTGACCGAGAAGTACGTGACGGGGGCGCTGGGATGA
- a CDS encoding HXXEE domain-containing protein → MAWLEEYWPISTPFLAVYITVVLVLFVLKENFALFLIWLQTPVYWVHQFEEYICPGGFVEFFNRKVLGSKREDWPLTKTHALWINVPIIFVAFPLSAILASLIDISLGIWTAYFSILNALSHVGMFFRHGYNPGLVASALLNIPVGAYTVYYFATSHPLSLGAHIAGFLVALAIQGALMVWGLKFMRGKAGQPS, encoded by the coding sequence ATGGCGTGGCTTGAAGAGTACTGGCCGATCTCGACGCCCTTTCTCGCAGTATACATAACGGTTGTGCTGGTTCTGTTCGTCCTCAAAGAGAACTTCGCCCTCTTCCTCATCTGGCTGCAGACGCCGGTCTACTGGGTGCACCAGTTCGAGGAATACATCTGCCCCGGCGGCTTCGTGGAGTTCTTCAACAGGAAAGTCCTGGGCTCAAAGCGGGAGGACTGGCCGCTCACAAAAACACACGCCCTTTGGATCAACGTTCCGATAATCTTCGTCGCGTTCCCGCTCTCGGCCATACTTGCGAGTCTTATTGATATTTCACTCGGAATATGGACGGCCTATTTCTCAATCCTAAACGCCCTCTCGCACGTGGGCATGTTCTTCAGGCACGGCTACAATCCGGGCCTCGTGGCGAGCGCGCTGCTCAACATACCCGTTGGCGCTTACACGGTTTACTACTTCGCCACCAGCCACCCGCTCTCGCTCGGTGCACATATCGCTGGCTTTCTCGTCGCTCTGGCAATCCAGGGAGCGCTGATGGTCTGGGGACTGAAGTTCATGAGGGGGAAGGCAGGGCAGCCCTCCTGA
- a CDS encoding phosphate signaling complex PhoU family protein, which translates to MRKLLDIGIEQMKKMIREMANGSMEALESARRSIEGDFDSTEEISSRLHIIRADVLELATELLVRYSPVASDLRFIQSAIDVSYDLYRISRYAMEIERTTRIVKGSVELSRKAFPLTEEAVRLSVDAFRELDETLVGRLLEIDRQIDKYYLLSLEALNESPEKAADALIMRHLERISDHSKEIGARVIYIREGRRV; encoded by the coding sequence ATGAGGAAGCTCCTCGACATAGGGATTGAACAGATGAAGAAGATGATTAGGGAGATGGCGAACGGCTCGATGGAGGCCCTCGAGTCGGCGAGGAGGAGCATAGAAGGCGACTTCGACTCGACTGAGGAAATATCTAGCAGGCTCCACATAATAAGGGCAGACGTCCTTGAGCTAGCCACAGAACTCCTCGTCCGCTACTCGCCGGTTGCGAGCGACCTGCGCTTCATCCAGAGCGCCATAGACGTCTCCTACGACCTCTACAGGATTTCGAGGTATGCTATGGAAATAGAGAGGACGACGAGGATTGTCAAGGGTTCAGTGGAGCTGTCGAGAAAGGCCTTTCCCTTAACCGAGGAGGCCGTCAGGCTCTCGGTTGACGCGTTCAGGGAACTCGACGAGACCCTCGTCGGCAGGCTCCTCGAGATAGACAGACAGATTGACAAGTACTACCTGCTCTCCCTCGAGGCCCTGAACGAGAGCCCGGAGAAGGCCGCGGACGCGCTGATAATGCGCCACCTCGAACGGATAAGCGACCACTCCAAGGAGATAGGCGCGAGGGTGATATATATTCGCGAGGGCAGGCGAGTATAA